The following is a genomic window from Neodiprion virginianus isolate iyNeoVirg1 chromosome 1, iyNeoVirg1.1, whole genome shotgun sequence.
TTGTTATGTAATGTTTCGTCATACTTTTGCATTTCTTTTTGTCTTTCCCTTTTAGACTATTTAGTAACTTGTTAAATTACAACACACTGGCACACAAACACTTATACTAGAATGAAGGCATATTGAATAAATAGCTGAAACTTGGTAGCTATAAATTTGTGATCTATCTTCCCCACCTTTTCAAAAACTCTGTGTAAATTTCATGTATTTTATACGTAACTCTTGATCCATTGTTGGAAgttagccttacttttatTTGTgggcaaaaaatatttcgtctcggattcgatttgtatgaccctttcgTGAGACTCATTGGACCATCAGAAACGCAGAAAAGACCTCAAAAAGAGCTTAGGACCAACAGTAATGAAAATACGAACGAAGTCTTACATTGCtcagctgtaacttttgataaCTTGCTCGCAGCATATTCCATGGAGCTTGtctaatacgtataatacataatataactCAGTCAACGTATTTTATTCGGCTAGAAGTCACCGGAAGATTTTAACCTATTGACGCCCGACCCGCGTGAAATTGGCAATTCTTTGAACTCTTACCGCGTTATGCGCAGATCGCATAGCATTCCAAGCTTTGACTATTCGGGACATAGCCGAGCATCGATATcttatgattaaaaaaaaaaacagctgtGTAACGCTGTTCGATCAGTGTATTTCCACTAAACTCACAATGAATAATAGACGAACGGCATGCAGCGTATGGCCCATGAAAGTTCCAAgttactgaaataaaaacagccTGCGAAATGGAAGAGGAGTTTTGTGTTTCAAACTTTCATTCTTTAATGCACCTTCAGATCTTAGCGATTTCGATTCTCGACTCTCTGCATCGTGTATCGTTTGTTATTGTTTGTGCGGCTGACTTGCGATAAGTGCCAGCTACAACACAAAAATTGCGAATGGGCTTGGAATCGAGTATAATTATGACGCTTACGATTCCAATGGTGACGTGATTACAAGTTAGAACTCAATAATGATACCCTCTAATTCAGATGTATGAACATGCGTTTTACGTGTTCTTGATTAAGTAGCGTTCTCTGACACGGAATAGGTTATTGGAACTGGTTTTCGAGACGCCTGGAAGGTGAATGCACATACGGTTGATATAAAATCTTCCTATCAAAATACGACCATTTCCAAATCTACATTCGTATACATAGTGATGTACAAACACGTAATCAGCGATgttattttgttgtttcagTACTATGTTCATGCATCGACAGAAGAGGAGGACGGAGACTTTTCTTATATTTCCTTTAGGTTTGCGGATATTTTACGTTGACAGAATGTATCTTCAGTCGATTGTATTTTATTCGGCCGGAAGTTACCAGAAAACTTCAATTGTCGCCGAAGGCCGCGTGCAACAGTAATGTTTCGACCGGTTGGGCTTGTCTCCGAGCGCAGCACGCGTCAGTCGGTTCCGAGCAGCCGTAGTGAAGCTGTACAAGCAGTAAGTCAAGAATTCAGATTGCCATTTACAGGCTTTGTACTTATTCGGGACGTGGCCAAGCACTGATACGTtatggtgaaaaaagaaggctGTGTGAGGTTATTCGATCAGTGTATTCCCACGAAAGTGATTGCGAATAATATACAAACGGCATGCAGCGTATGGCCCATGAAAGAGCGGAGTTACTGAAAATCAGCCTGCGACATCAAAGGTAAGTTTCGtgtttcaaagtttcattCTAGTGTGCAACTTCAAGTTTTAGCGATTTCGATTCGCGACTGTCTGCGTCGAGTGTCGTTTGTTATTGTTTGTGCGGCTGACTTTCGGTAAGTGCGTCGTTGCATTGATAGCAAGTTTAACTCAGTCCATTTAGGCAACCAGCTACGACACGAAGAATGGGAATGGGCTTGAAATCGAGTTGAATTATTCTGCTGCAGATTTTTAGAATTTAGCTTTCCAAAACCCGTTGAACAGGTTATtgacaaattgaaattgctCTTGGGCAGACTTTTGACTCGTTGCAAACGTTTTGTGGCAAGAAAATGCTCCGATAATCTTCCGTTGTGGTTTTCTTTCTAACATTCTGAAAACTCGGGCCTTGCGAGAGGTGACCTTCGTGCGAGTTGTCTGTGATTTCGGTTCGCGGATCGCGTCTCTTACACACGtttgtgaaatgaaatgaatgttACTGCGTAGTGAATTTTGGTGTCGTTTCTTACGTAACAAAAAACTGTAAGTGGTTGCATCtgtttccgaatttttttttctgaatatcAAGCGGTAGACGGATCCTCGATTTTGTAATTCTTTATTACCATGTAACAAAAGCTAACGCATCACGGTGTTACTATCGTTTCGAAAGTTCGAGTGAATCTAAATCGTCAACTGTTATTGATTCCTCAAACCTGTCATGTTTTGGACAACTATGGGGAATTTTGAATACTATTGAAATTGTTATTAAAGTTACATTAAGTACTAACAAAATATTGTGTTATCTTATCTGATTGCAGAAAGAAACTGCAACAATGTTGATTGCCGTTAGTGATTACATAGATCGAAAGTTCCTGTCAATAAATCTTGGAAGACATCAGTGGGTAGCAGAACTGATGAATTTATTGCATATAAACAACAGGTATAAAACAATCCCAATCATTTCGCACTTTTTTATGTGAGGGATATGATTTTCCAAAGTTTGGCATAAAACCAAAATTACACGTGTTTAAAAGTTGAGTAAATGGTTGTTGAATTAGATCAaatattgacaaaatttttcacctgaTTACAGAATTGAACTACTGCATAAATGATCGAGGCTTGCGAGTATCCGCATTAAGTGACCCCGGTAATACAATGTTGGAAAACTAAATGCAGAAGCTGAACAGGCCGTAATTCTGTAGAAGACTAGAGAACAGGTACACATTTGAAATCGTTCTAGATTATACTTTTGGgttattttaaattcaaaagattTGTCAgtcaattgaaattaataggttttcagtttttcattatgttaaaaaaaaataatagtaatttttcaacgccTTATATATTATTTCTGCAAAACAAATACTAATAAAATGTTATTTCTTATGTGTTTACAGGGGCACACTACATTGTAGCACTATCGACCACATTAAGTGATGATCCAAATAATGTAACCCAATCAATCGATATCTGACaagaaactaaaaattaaACCACATGCTAGGCAGTGAATAGAAGTGAAAGGTACATATTcgatatgatttttaattaccaTGTCCCTTTTGACAGTAAATAATTTTAGCTGGTCACTAATTTTAGGCATTTTTTCAGTATCTGTTCTTGTTTTGTTAGACCCCTAGTATTTATTTCTGCAGATCATTTATAAATGAATCAGAAATCactgaaatatcatgcaaatAACTTATTTTGACACAGACAATTTGTAGTGACATAAAATCTGATCCAAGTACATTGTGCGAGTAACATTTTATCATATTCTTATTGCAGTGTGAAAAGTGTGTCCAACCACCATACAACCTGAGATGCTACAAGAAGTACTACACATACATGCAAAGTGCGGAGCAACCCGGAGGaggtgagaaaatttattttaattattgtttgatAATTCAGTATGGTACATTTGAAACCTAACTTTTGTCATTGCGTAGCATGtgttgaatatatataaaaatagacaacaacaacaatttatCTGAGAACTAATAAACCAGTTTGCTAAATTAATTTGAGCTTCGTTTTTCGCTTTTTCAGAGTTAAGCAGAGACATCCGAGTAACTTCTCCATTACTCAGCAACAttggtgagtttgcatgtGTTAGGTTACGGGTATTTCCCTGGGACTCCTCCATCccgtggcgtggcggtaacacTGTTACACGAATCTGCGATTTCTTAGATGCATGGATAGGCTCATTCATGATCGCAACGATGCTTGACTTCAAGTtgaatcgttttttctttttgtgcAGTAGACCTATTCTACCATAGTGACTCAATGTTAGAAATTTTGCACGTTGCTgaaagtggaatgagcatcgcggCAGGTTACCATCACTTACTCGGTGTTCGCGAAAACATGTATGTTTAGCTACAAATATAAGTACCTACCtgtgtttgaattttcaaatgacGTCGTTTAAGTGGTGGATACACCTGAGGCTTAAACATATTCCAATGATTGTTTAATCAATAACATTTCAAAGTCTGAAAGAACGTAACATATTCAACTTGCATGATATattttgaatcattttcaattttttaatactctGCAACTGTCGTACAACCACAGGCTTAGCCcgcttagaaaaatgctgATTAGCATACAGGATGTCTTTAATCCGTCTTACAAAAGGTTGATGTACCGGTAGTCAGCCAGCAATCACTAAAATAGTACTTTCGCTGACTTACggtacaaaaacatttttctcccGACAGATAACTAATGAAAAAGTAAGTCACAGTGACCACGGCGCAAATGAGGAAGAATGATGTGTGTTGGAAAGAATGGAGAATCGTTTAGAGCGAATATAGGTAATCGGGTAGGTAGGTGGTCGTTTTGATATCCGTCGTGGGGTTTAATGTAGATGTGCGTGTGAATCTCTTTTCAACATTTCCGTTGGGTGGTTCCGTTGGGAATCAGGCAagggtaggaaggtcgcgaCGTACCGCgatgttactaacttttgtaatccacagcgtcaaacgatcacagTAATTTTCCTCCAGAAGCACGTGAAATACTCGGTATAAGAGTGTCCAAACTATTAGTGAGATTTCCAATTTTAACGAAGTTCAATTACCCATTTTTTGTCGCTCTGCAATCATTTTCCAGtcgttattcaatttaattactcAGTCAGCATCGATAACGAAACCAATCAATtgatctctgtgatcgtctgaatgggcaaaacgcatctctggaccatctatcgcgttccgtggtacgctggatggggagagatgctgagctcgaagacttcgcgtcgaagaggaccgccgaccgccacgccacacaataatgcatgTCCTCCAACCTCCCTCCCGGACTTGACTCGCATCTCAGAAGAACAATTCGCATCGCAATGTGTCGGATGCAAAAAGACGCAGATGCGGATTGGGTTTCTACCAAATTTTGCGACAGGTCCTAGATATTTAAGGTTTTTGACAGGTTAATTGGTCGCGCCTTTTTGCGCGTAGATTAATCACGGAAATCGGACGCGTCATTTGCTCGATGATTGATAATCAGGGTGGCAACAGATCGGGAACACCGGGGAAACCGGGAATAGTCGGGGAATTTTTTCCATCGGGCAAAATCAGGGAATTATGATGGACCGTCGGGAAGAACGcacttttttataaattgcTTTCAAACTCCAGCAATTCTTCGTAAATACAACTGAGCTAACCGTCGGAAATGgtattgttcaatttctaaTCATTCGTGTGAAACGAAGCAAAGCTGTGTTTATTAGAtccaaatttatatatttaagGTGCACAACTTCTGGATTTTTTGGCTGTAAAGGCTGCCCATAATTATCTAAGTTTCGTGGGTAAACGTCGGGGACTTCTAAATTTTTTGACGGGAAAAGTCAAGGAAAAGTCAAGGAAGGAATATTATACTTGAGCAAAATTGTCGCCACCCTGATAATGCTAATCGAACGATCGCGCCTTTTGCTTAGCGATTTCGTAaacgatgtataaaaaagtatGAAGTACTGTCGATGTGTTAAGCCTGTAACTTTtcaatcactttttttttaccatcaatcgagttttcaagtttcaattcATCGCGCCTGTTGCGCGTTGACTTAATACTTTTTGGTTCTGAGAGAAGACGCGGCATTGTCAGGCCGGCGGCCAATTCACGAGGATAAAAATTGCGGAGTGTATAGTGATAATAAAGAACCTTATCATAAGTATGTATAAAACGTATCAAAGGTGTACaaaagtatatatttttttttagtgatTGTCTTGGCTCTTGTTTCAGGGcaacggaaaatttttttatacaagttTATCGACAAACATTGAGTCTTCACCCAAAcgtatttatttcaatagttccaggtagaaaatttatttttattgaaaaaatgtataatattttcttcagtcaTATGATGGAGTAGAAGACTGTTTTCGCAATGTTGACGTTGGGTTCGACATAGTTTTCGTCGGTGCACGTACGTTTGTCATATTGTGCTAATCGTAATTTCGTCTGTTTCAGGTAATGGAaccttttgtttgtttcagcCTATCAAACCTCttgtctgtttcagccaaTCAAACCTTCTGTCTGTTTCAGCCATCCAGTCCGTTTTCTGTTTCACCTAATCAAACCATTTTTCTGTTCCAGGCAATCAAACTTTATGTCTGTTTCAACCAACCAATCCTAGTGTGTTTTAACTAACTAAACCTATTATCTGTTTCAGTGAACCAAATATTTTGTCTCTTTCAGATAATCAAATCTTTTGCCTGTTTCCGCTAATCCAaccttttgtttgtttcagctaaccaaaccttttttttatgttcGAGGCAACTAAAcattttgtctgtttcagctaaccAATTAATTGAGTATTATTGTGTCAGAATGACGCGATTGCTTAATTCGTTGCGTACGGAGAAGCGCTTGTACATAcaatgaaaaacaatgaaaatttcgcagTCAATTTTCCTCTTAATTATTCTTGCTGCATCATCATTTGTTAATATATTTGTGATTTATGTCGTTACGACCACTACAGCGGCACTTCGCCATGGTAACCACGTTCTGTATTATCTACTGAGCTACAGTCTGCTACAGTGAGGCCAGAAAttagttggaaaaatttatgtcCTGTTGTTGAACGCTACAACATCGTGTTATACCAGAGAGAAACTTTTCGCACGCATTGCCTGCAGCAAACTTCAACTTGTAGCAGAAGTAAACAAATCCTGATTAACCGTCTTCACGATATAACACCGTGCATGAAACTGATTGAAGGGTAGTGTTCACATGACAGTTAATGCAAATGCGTATAGAGCAAATTAATATTGAATCGAGTCATCAAACACAAACCCACTAAAAAACGAAATGGAAATCGATTCCAACTGCGGAATAGTCAAATCACTGCAAATAGTGTCCAATCCCGACTCGCACATTGTCAATCGTGAAGTTGACGATACCACAGTTAAAGTCTTACTGATTTCACGAAGGAAAACGCAAACATTAGTTACTCTTAGTATACACGATAAAGATTGCACTATGCTGGATCTGCTAATTAAGGTAGCTTATTTCGCTGTAGAAACATTCTTGTAAACTTCAATTCTCTGAACGTATCTTCCATAACTTATTCAGATGGATATATCACCGAATAGGCCTTCGAAAATTTATCTTGTAAAAGACAAGTCAGTGGATTTGGACTACATAGTTGAAGATTCACAGCCAGGAAATTATTTGAACTCTGATCAAGGGTGCAGTCAAGAAAGCACAAATCAAAATTCTACTACTCATGTATCTAGGCGAGTACATTGTCGGCAAAGGATTATTTTCTATAATCTGTAATATTTTTGTGGTAATCAATGGTACGGTGATCGCATACTCTTTTAGCTAGTATTGTAGAGCACAACAGGATGAAAGTTACCTGAGAAAAATGCTTATTCTGAGTCATTCATGTTTTACAGTGAGTTTGAAGAAAACCTCAACTGTTTCAAGAAAACTCATAAGGTAGGCTGAAACGATGGCTTGACGATCAAGAGACAAAATCTTACAAGCTCAACCACGATTATCTACAAAGGTCTGGGCACTACGTCTCTAAAACCGTGACGAAAGTAAAACCGatgttgtatatttttgtcACTAGCGCTAGTGAGGGGGAGGCGTACTGCCCTGTTATTCTTCTTTGTTGCACATTGTAGCACACCAGCTTCTGAGATTGCAGCACACTGGTCTTTGGTGCACAATCTAAGAAACACAGGCTTTAAAATCGTTATGCACTGTTCCATAGTAAGGGGATAGGAGTGCCCAGACCCGTGTAGAAGACTGCTTGACTAATGACATGAACGGTATTTCATAATCTTTAtctaaaaaatcaaaatcaaattaaaaagATACTCTTTTGCAAACTTACcaattggaaaaaaagttgtatgtgcattcatttttatacctaGATGCTGATATCTTTCTATATGCTAATACCAggatattgtatattattaatagttaaaaaaatgaaCTCAACTTTCTAATGCTATTCAATGAAGTATAACAATGTAGCTTTATTATGACTTCAATATTTCCGcagcaattttattcaaataataatgaagaCAACCAGTCTCTGAAATCTGAACGAAATGAATCGAAAGCTTACAAGAGAGACAGAAAACAAGATTATCAACAGTTCACAGTCAACACAGATCTTATCGATGAGTCAGGTAAAGTAGTGAAGTATGTAAGAATTGATCTGGACCTCGTGAAAGTAGTAAAGTAACGAAGAGTGATGAAAATAtgtcaaaataatattaactACGATACACATTAATCAAGCCTAATTTAATCTatgatgaactttttttcagaTACCTCAACAGATTCATCGAACGATGAGATATTTCCAACACACAATCTAtgtaaaagtaatttcacATCACTCAAAGTTGTGAATGCCAAAGAAAATactagaataaaattaatgccAAAAAAGGAAGTAAACAGTACATGTGATTCTATTTGTAGTGGTAGCAACCACAAATTTGGCAACAATGAAAATGTTGAAGGTACTTAATGTGTATACCCTAAAAACGTACTGTAGGTTAAATTTCAAGTTCACTGACATGCCTAGAAAGAAAAGCGGGTAacgaaattgatcaaattttacacagtcaatattctttatttcgttttCCCCTTTAAATTTGTTCACAATAGGTAATAAAATCGCAAGACTAAgagaatttcatttctctAATTCATTTACAGATGAAAGCGTGAagtctgaaattgaaaacatgaCAGATGATTCAAATCAGGTACCTTCCGTATCTCTGATGTGTAAAAGAGTGTTCATAGGATCTTATCATTACGGTCCCAATGAAACAGTAATTATATCGCAAAAAGGGATGGAAATGCGAGTTCCACTTCCCAATGACAGTGAGTACACTTTAATTCGAATGAACACATCATTGGCTGcattttcgataaattaataaatatttcttttcatttaaCAGGTACGACCATTATTATGCTAAATATTAAATTCGAATATCTTTTAAAAGTACTTTTCTATTCTGGTGAAACTATACCGTCTCTGATTTTTTGGGCTTCGTCAAAAGCAGGGCCTATTGTTCGTGAAGAGTTGGGGATGAAAGATCCAAAAGGTCCTTATTACAATTCAGTTGCCAAAGGTAGATTTTTTCCATCTCTGATAATGAAAGTGTGTACCACTGTCTCATTGTTAATACTGACTGGTAGAATTCTTTTTATTGTGCCAGATGACAGATGTCGACGGATAATACTCCTACTTCAAAAAGTAACCAAGGAAACAAAATTGATATTGGAGTCCTTATTTACACCAAATAATGCCTTACTTGTGTTGAATTTTTCGGATACCAAAACCATTCTTGGATATGCATTACCTGCAAAGGTAAttagtttcaatatttcacacctattcaaaatttctacaatCTGTCTATAAATATCATGATTCAGTTTTACTTTTGTCATCTACACAGATTTGGAAACCGATAAAAAAATCACTGCAAACGACCAAAAAGTATGCATCAAGAGTCAAAAATTCTGTGACCAGTAAACTGCAATCATCCTTCAAAGAGTCGCAAAATCATATAACATTGTCTCTACAGACACCATCATCAGTTGAGAAATCAATAGCTAATAAGATTAAAACACCTAAACAACTTCCAAGTTATGCAAATGAATCTGTGGCGAAAATATCAGCAATCGCAAATTCCAATAACGAAGATTCTGAGAATGACGATTCTGCACATAGATCTATACAAACGTAAGTAGTAAATATATTTCTGTGATGgtggtttgaaattttaaagcCTTTAGAGTTAAGGAAATGAGTAATGCTCGATTGATAAGGAAAACATGAAATCAATACCAAACTGTGCTGGcttctttcattttaaatttgtaattatgTAGTTAAGTGATAAATCAATACGATAGCTAAGTGGATGCATGGGCCATGGTTCGAAGAATTTAATAGTTGAATATCTTGACATTGGCTGagaaaaagtatatttttgcAGAATATTAATTTACCCTCCCGCACCAGCCAGAGATGCGATTACAATAAATGACCGAGATTGTGCTTGCCTTGGGAAAGATAAATTTCTAAATGACGTTATCATTGACTTCTATCTGAAATACCTCTCTCTGGAGGTTTTGTTAAAGGAGGATCAGAAGAGAACTTACGTGTTTTCTTCCCATTTCTATAAAAGATTGACACATTCGCACGTGTCAGATGCAAACAATCGACTTCTCCGAGCTACTAAACGACATTCCGGCGTTCAAAAGTGGACGAAAGATgtgaatatatttgaaaaagacTTTATCATTATTCCAATTAATGAACGGTATTTATGAATTCAGTTAGTTTGTAACGTAATACAGACCAAGTATTTTAATGGACGAGTGGAATGAACAGGAAAATCAaggttgaaaatgaatatttcagCTCACATTGGATTGTGGCCATAATCTGCTTTCCTGGCCTTGCTGGCGAGGTGGATGTTCATCGATCAGCAGCAGATGATGGTATGGTGGAAACAAGAAGCTCTAAAACTGAAATTCCAATGACAAGGAAGTTACAAAGTGCTCGTAAATCAACGCAAGAAGTCTGGAAACTGTGAGTTTTCAGAGCGTACTTTTCCGCACCTGCACAAAAAGTTGATTTACGAAATAACAAcctcatttattattatttgctAATAGCACTATGAAAGTTTCACCAAGAGTTGCCTATTAATATACATTGAGAATATGTTTCAGGCCTTGcatattgatttttgattcGTTGCACGGATTCGGAGGATACACCAAAGTTTTATTAGCACTGCAAGAATACTTGAGTTGTGAATACTTGGCTAAAACTGGTATAAAAGATACTTTCTTCCTAAACATGACAAATGCAGTGTGTCCTGAAGTTCCACAGCAGTCTAATTCCAGTGATTGTGGTATCTATCTGCTGCACTATGTTGAACGCTTCTTTCAAGTAAGCAGCTGCTATGTCTTACACCAAATTGTTTGAAACAATCGAAAGAGCAATGCCAATCCCATGGAAAAAATTAGCATCACCATTTAGaagcagaaattttttctcaggaCCCCATCAAGGACTACAACTTACCGATAAAAGGGCTGAAAGAGTGGTTTGACAAAAGTGCTATTGTtcataaaagaaaagaaatttatgaTTTAATAATGAGTCGAAGGTAGCGTATATCTGTTTTAATTCCCATATTGTTCCCAATACAAGTCAACGGTTTTTTGTTGCTAACATGATCCCTGAAAATCATCCTCGACTCATATGTGGGGTCTACTTatattcaggattttcagGAAATTTACCTTACAGACTAAAATTGTCTCTTATGAATAGTTCAATCGTCAAATTAGATCAATGAAATTCACGCTGCGATATTTTAATCCACCTAAGTTCTATTGATAAATACGCCTACTTACAAAAATTGCAACTTATCAGTTAgtatgtaaatataattttgtaatatcAAATTTGTCATAAAAGGCGACTTACGTTCattacctaaaaaaaaaaacgcctgAAATGCAAACTGAAGACTAGAGGTCTTACTCactacaattttcattcagcGTATTATATAAACCTGTGTATTAAATGGCATTTATTCGGCagttcttattttcattcattgattttttccaGTCTAGCTTCTCAAACTCTCACACTTAAATTGTGCTGGGACAATCATAATTATCAGTTTTGCAATAATTCATGTTTCATGATTGTTGAGTTTTGAATATTCTTATTTGGGTAAGTATGTGTACACTGAAAGAGATTGgtcgaattaaattttcaaggaTTGAACTCATCGTTCCACATCTTACTTTTCTTGCAAAAGTTGAATGTATCTGTTTGAAATGTTACGTTTTATTTATGATCTTTGCTTGATTTAGGAGGTATGAAGTCAACTCACATACCTATGTATCTCATATATTTATAGAAtaaagtatatttattttaattttctgttataaaatataaatattctgAAATGCTGGACTGTTATCTATTGGTTTTTAATCATCACAGGCGATAAAGACCGAACCGTAACATATCTCAGTGGCACAAGTAAACTTTTTTCAGTTCAAAATCACGTAGTTGATAAAATTCCCTACCGATGTCACTGATCTCCGGGCGTACAACTGAGTAACCGCGAAGTCATTGCCACGTGCCACCAAACAGGTAGTTTATGACGATCACGTGTTTacacgtttcaaatttttacataaattgtaaaatcatCATCtcttcaaagaaaaatatgaatttcatatttatttcggTCTCATTCTAcggaatcttttttttattctattcacGGGATTATAGATAATTCAAGTCGTGTCATATGTATTTTAATATCGCGTATAACCAATTTCGCGCAGCTATCTCACCgtataaaaatctgtaatttACGGGATTTGGCTACAAGAGGCaggattaaattattttaatgtcATTCTATGTACAGGATTAATTTTTCCAGCGACTGTTTTTGTTAATCTCGATCAACCCGCGGTATCATAACTTTGTATACCGATTATACAGATGCGGGTGGTAAGTAGTTGCGTGTACGCGtatctgtaaaaaatgaaaacaatatcGCCTGCGCCGGATAATTAGCTAATACGGTTCACAGCGTCAGGATGTTATTCTCCGACATATCGCGGGACATATTTTCAGTGTACATGAGTTTGGCAGAGCCAATCATCTGTTCAGACCC
Proteins encoded in this region:
- the LOC124308624 gene encoding uncharacterized protein LOC124308624 isoform X5, whose product is MEIDSNCGIVKSLQIVSNPDSHIVNREVDDTTVKVLLISRRKTQTLVTLSIHDKDCTMLDLLIKMDISPNRPSKIYLVKDKSVDLDYIVEDSQPGNYLNSDQGCSQESTNQNSTTHVSSEFEENLNCFKKTHKQFYSNNNEDNQSLKSERNESKAYKRDRKQDYQQFTVNTDLIDESDTSTDSSNDEIFPTHNLCKSNFTSLKVVNAKENTRIKLMPKKEVNSTCDSICSGSNHKFGNNENVEDESVKSEIENMTDDSNQVPSVSLMCKRVFIGSYHYGPNETVIISQKGMEMRVPLPNDTSKAGPIVREELGMKDPKGPYYNSVAKDDRCRRIILLLQKVTKETKLILESLFTPNNALLVLNFSDTKTILGYALPAKIWKPIKKSLQTTKKYASRVKNSVTSKLQSSFKESQNHITLSLQTPSSVEKSIANKIKTPKQLPSYANESVAKISAIANSNNEDSENDDSAHRSIQTILIYPPAPARDAITINDRDCACLGKDKFLNDVIIDFYLKYLSLEVLLKEDQKRTYVFSSHFYKRLTHSHVSDANNRLLRATKRHSGVQKWTKDVNIFEKDFIIIPINERSHWIVAIICFPGLAGEVDVHRSAADDGMVETRSSKTEIPMTRKLQSARKSTQEVWKLPCILIFDSLHGFGGYTKVLLALQEYLSCEYLAKTGIKDTFFLNMTNAVCPEVPQQSNSSDCGIYLLHYVERFFQDPIKDYNLPIKGLKEWFDKSAIVHKRKEIYDLIMSRR
- the LOC124308624 gene encoding uncharacterized protein LOC124308624 isoform X8, yielding MEIDSNCGIVKSLQIVSNPDSHIVNREVDDTTVKVLLISRRKTQTLVTLSIHDKDCTMLDLLIKMDISPNRPSKIYLVKDKSVDLDYIVEDSQPGNYLNSDQGCSQESTNQNSTTHVSSEFEENLNCFKKTHKQFYSNNNEDNQSLKSERNESKAYKRDRKQDYQQFTVNTDLIDESDTSTDSSNDEIFPTHNLCKSNFTSLKVVNAKENTRIKLMPKKEVNSTCDSICSGSNHKFGNNENVEDESVKSEIENMTDDSNQVPSVSLMCKRVFIGSYHYGPNETVIISQKGMEMRVPLPNDSTTIIMLNIKFEYLLKVLFYSGETIPSLIFWASSKAGPIVREELGMKDPKGPYYNSVAKGRFFPSLIMKVCTTVSLLILTGRILFIVPDDRCRRIILLLQKVTKETKLILESLFTPNNALLVLNFSDTKTILGYALPAKIWKPIKKSLQTTKKYASRVKNSVTSKLQSSFKESQNHITLSLQTPSSVEKSIANKIKTPKQLPSYANESVAKISAIANSNNEDSENDDSAHRSIQTILIYPPAPARDAITINDRDCACLGKDKFLNDVIIDFYLKYLSLEVLLKEDQKRTYVFSSHFYKRLTHSHVSDANNRLLRATKRHSGVQKWTKDLTLDCGHNLLSWPCWRGGCSSISSR
- the LOC124308624 gene encoding uncharacterized protein LOC124308624 isoform X1; this encodes MEIDSNCGIVKSLQIVSNPDSHIVNREVDDTTVKVLLISRRKTQTLVTLSIHDKDCTMLDLLIKMDISPNRPSKIYLVKDKSVDLDYIVEDSQPGNYLNSDQGCSQESTNQNSTTHVSSEFEENLNCFKKTHKQFYSNNNEDNQSLKSERNESKAYKRDRKQDYQQFTVNTDLIDESDTSTDSSNDEIFPTHNLCKSNFTSLKVVNAKENTRIKLMPKKEVNSTCDSICSGSNHKFGNNENVEDESVKSEIENMTDDSNQVPSVSLMCKRVFIGSYHYGPNETVIISQKGMEMRVPLPNDSTTIIMLNIKFEYLLKVLFYSGETIPSLIFWASSKAGPIVREELGMKDPKGPYYNSVAKGRFFPSLIMKVCTTVSLLILTGRILFIVPDDRCRRIILLLQKVTKETKLILESLFTPNNALLVLNFSDTKTILGYALPAKIWKPIKKSLQTTKKYASRVKNSVTSKLQSSFKESQNHITLSLQTPSSVEKSIANKIKTPKQLPSYANESVAKISAIANSNNEDSENDDSAHRSIQTILIYPPAPARDAITINDRDCACLGKDKFLNDVIIDFYLKYLSLEVLLKEDQKRTYVFSSHFYKRLTHSHVSDANNRLLRATKRHSGVQKWTKDVNIFEKDFIIIPINERSHWIVAIICFPGLAGEVDVHRSAADDGMVETRSSKTEIPMTRKLQSARKSTQEVWKLPCILIFDSLHGFGGYTKVLLALQEYLSCEYLAKTGIKDTFFLNMTNAVCPEVPQQSNSSDCGIYLLHYVERFFQDPIKDYNLPIKGLKEWFDKSAIVHKRKEIYDLIMSRR